From the Lolium rigidum isolate FL_2022 chromosome 2, APGP_CSIRO_Lrig_0.1, whole genome shotgun sequence genome, one window contains:
- the LOC124686750 gene encoding uncharacterized protein LOC124686750 isoform X2 → MSSSSSSAASMGALAAATAMAVSGSLVLFSLRRFAKPASEEPASPLRSCLASSEKRARRKGEKRVRFAEGVVDNEGAAPPVRRSPSPPPAPAPEPTCRTTDVAGHRMPANREALYRGMLRERSVHRTAYSY, encoded by the exons atgtcgtcgtcctcgtcgtcggcggCCTCGATGGGCGCGCTCGCCGCGGCCACCGCCATGGCCGTCTCCGGCTCGCTCGTCCTCTTCTCCCTTCGCCGCTTCGCCAAGCCCGCTTCGGAGGAGCCCGCGTCGCCCCTTCGCTCCTGCCTCGCCTCCTCAG AGAAGCGTGCGCGGCGGAAGGGGGAGAAGCGGGTGCGGTTCGCGGAGGGCGTGGTGGACAATGAGGGCGCCGCACCGCCGGTCAGGCGGTCTCCGTcgcccccgccggcgccggcgcccgagCCGACGTGCAGGACGACGGACGTGGCGGGCCACCGGATGCCGGCCAACCGGGAGGCGCTCTACCGCGGCATGCTGCGCGAGCGCTCCGTGCACAGGACCGCCTACTCCTACTGA
- the LOC124686750 gene encoding uncharacterized protein LOC124686750 isoform X1, translating into MSSSSSSAASMGALAAATAMAVSGSLVLFSLRRFAKPASEEPASPLRSCLASSGTYYVAAAAVPKRARRKGEKRVRFAEGVVDNEGAAPPVRRSPSPPPAPAPEPTCRTTDVAGHRMPANREALYRGMLRERSVHRTAYSY; encoded by the exons atgtcgtcgtcctcgtcgtcggcggCCTCGATGGGCGCGCTCGCCGCGGCCACCGCCATGGCCGTCTCCGGCTCGCTCGTCCTCTTCTCCCTTCGCCGCTTCGCCAAGCCCGCTTCGGAGGAGCCCGCGTCGCCCCTTCGCTCCTGCCTCGCCTCCTCAGGTACGTACTACGTTGCAGCAGCAGCTGTTCCC AAGCGTGCGCGGCGGAAGGGGGAGAAGCGGGTGCGGTTCGCGGAGGGCGTGGTGGACAATGAGGGCGCCGCACCGCCGGTCAGGCGGTCTCCGTcgcccccgccggcgccggcgcccgagCCGACGTGCAGGACGACGGACGTGGCGGGCCACCGGATGCCGGCCAACCGGGAGGCGCTCTACCGCGGCATGCTGCGCGAGCGCTCCGTGCACAGGACCGCCTACTCCTACTGA